A genomic stretch from Bacillus sp. N1-1 includes:
- a CDS encoding spore germination protein, which produces MSQKKIIHPVSHSFEKNIDFLHKELGVGKSFDVIQLDLDYAGRKMAMFLIDGFVKDDILHYLMKLLSRLEPEQLDPDPLEKLMKVHIPYVEIDRQNDLDVVMDLVLAGPTALVVEGMSEVIMIDARTYPVRGPQEPDLERVTRGARDGFVETIIFNTSLTRRRVRDKTLRMEYMQVGRRSKTDICISYIEDIADPEIVKRIKESVSNIDTDGLPMGEKTIEEFICGRHLNPYPLVRYTERPDTAAIHLYEGHVLIFVDGSPSVLITPTTFWHHLQHAEEYRQKPLVGAYLRLVRFIAVWIGIFILPLWYLFATNPRLLGSHMQFIGVDQGGTLPLFVQFLLIELGIDILRMATIHTPTSLATALGLVSAILIGQVAVEVGLFINEVILYLALAALGTFATPSYELSLANRLFRLLLLVVTAAFGVIGFVVGFTLWMVLLIRTKSFHIPYLWPFIPFSYRAFRDVIFRAPMPLKNRRPTVLHTKDPDR; this is translated from the coding sequence ATGTCTCAAAAAAAGATTATTCATCCAGTTAGTCATTCATTTGAAAAAAATATAGATTTTCTTCATAAAGAATTAGGAGTTGGTAAAAGCTTTGATGTGATTCAACTTGATCTCGACTATGCAGGTCGGAAAATGGCGATGTTCTTAATTGATGGTTTTGTAAAAGATGATATTCTGCATTATTTAATGAAATTATTATCAAGACTTGAGCCAGAACAACTTGATCCAGATCCGCTTGAAAAGCTCATGAAAGTTCATATTCCTTATGTTGAAATTGATCGACAGAACGACCTTGATGTCGTCATGGACCTTGTTCTAGCGGGTCCAACGGCTCTTGTTGTAGAAGGCATGAGCGAAGTTATCATGATTGATGCAAGAACCTATCCAGTTCGTGGCCCACAAGAGCCTGATTTGGAACGTGTAACGAGAGGGGCTAGGGATGGATTTGTTGAAACAATTATATTTAATACGTCACTGACCAGGAGAAGAGTTAGGGACAAAACACTAAGAATGGAATATATGCAAGTTGGTAGAAGGTCTAAAACAGATATTTGTATTAGTTACATTGAGGATATTGCGGATCCAGAAATTGTTAAGAGGATAAAGGAATCGGTTAGTAACATCGATACAGATGGTTTACCGATGGGTGAAAAAACAATTGAAGAGTTTATTTGTGGTAGGCATTTAAATCCGTATCCCCTTGTCCGGTATACAGAGCGACCAGATACTGCTGCCATTCATCTTTATGAAGGTCACGTTTTGATTTTTGTAGATGGCTCCCCAAGTGTGCTCATCACACCAACTACATTTTGGCATCACTTACAGCATGCGGAAGAGTATCGCCAAAAACCGCTTGTAGGTGCTTATTTAAGGCTTGTCCGTTTTATTGCTGTATGGATCGGGATTTTCATCTTACCGCTCTGGTATTTATTTGCTACAAATCCAAGGTTATTAGGCTCGCATATGCAGTTCATTGGAGTGGATCAGGGGGGGACCCTGCCGTTATTTGTTCAATTTTTACTTATTGAACTAGGAATTGATATTCTTAGAATGGCAACGATTCATACACCAACGTCTTTAGCGACAGCGCTTGGTCTTGTATCAGCTATATTAATAGGACAAGTAGCTGTTGAGGTAGGATTATTCATTAATGAGGTTATTTTATATCTAGCTCTTGCCGCTTTAGGTACCTTTGCGACGCCGTCTTATGAATTGAGTCTCGCCAACCGTTTGTTTCGACTACTGTTACTTGTAGTAACAGCGGCCTTTGGAGTCATTGGTTTTGTTGTCGGCTTCACTCTTTGGATGGTCCTTCTCATTCGTACAAAATCTTTTCATATCCCATACCTGTGGCCGTTTATTCCTTTTTCATATCGTGCTTTTCGCGATGTTATTTTCCGAGCGCCCATGCCTCTTAAAAATCGAAGGCCAACAGTCCTTCATACAAAAGATCCAGATCGTTAA
- a CDS encoding YqgQ family protein: MKTFYDIQQLLKRYGMIVYTGSRLGDLELMEYELQELYDMKILVKEDYLVARMILRNEINKERDKHE; the protein is encoded by the coding sequence ATGAAAACATTTTATGATATACAACAACTTTTAAAACGCTATGGCATGATCGTCTATACTGGTAGTAGACTTGGAGATCTTGAATTAATGGAGTATGAGTTACAAGAATTATATGATATGAAGATTCTCGTAAAAGAAGATTACCTTGTCGCCAGAATGATCTTACGAAATGAAATCAACAAGGAGAGAGACAAACATGAATGA
- a CDS encoding LTA synthase family protein: MKKLQNKYSFFLVVAFLLWLKTYLVYEFAFNIEPENKMEGFILFLNPISSVLLFLGFALFASPKYRNRILLIINFVGSFILFANVVYYREFTDFITIPLLFQTNNMGELGNSIAELVSGFDFLLFIDIILLSAYLFVRKTKTYAVKKKEIAIVFASAIALFAINVGLAETERPQLLTRTFDREMLIKYIGTYNYHVYDAVLQSKAKAQRAFADGSEIVDIENYVKANHVEPNPEMFGKAEGKNIILVSLESTQSFVINEEVDGKEITPFLNDLIDESYYFPNFYHQTAQGKTSDSEFILENSLYGLPSGAVFFTHSGNEYNASPEILSENGYYNAVFHANNKSFWNRDVMYDALKYDKFYDINDFTVTPDNSIGWGLKDEYFFDQSIKYLETMPEPYYAKYITLTNHFPFTLESEDEYIPEWTSDDGTVNRFFTTVRYQDEAVKKFFERMKEEGLYEDSIFVMYGDHYGISENHNKAMGEFLGKEITPFESTELQKVPLIIHIPGQEGEVMDQVGGQIDLKPTIMHLLGIETKDMIKFGNDLFAEEQDNFTILRDGSFITENNLYTKNVCYDKETGEETDKAACEPYMEKAKTDLAYSDKIVYGDLLRFLGKHGEQQEDAEVK; encoded by the coding sequence ATGAAAAAGCTACAAAATAAGTATTCGTTTTTTCTAGTCGTAGCATTTCTGCTGTGGTTAAAAACGTATCTAGTGTATGAATTTGCGTTTAACATTGAACCTGAAAATAAAATGGAAGGGTTTATCTTATTTTTAAACCCGATTAGCTCTGTCTTGTTATTCCTCGGTTTTGCATTATTTGCCTCACCTAAGTATCGCAATAGAATATTGCTGATCATTAATTTTGTCGGGTCATTTATTTTATTTGCAAATGTTGTCTACTACCGAGAATTCACAGACTTTATTACGATACCGCTTCTCTTCCAAACGAATAACATGGGTGAACTTGGTAACAGTATCGCAGAGCTTGTAAGCGGTTTTGATTTCTTGCTGTTTATAGATATCATTCTTCTCTCAGCTTACTTATTTGTACGTAAAACAAAAACATACGCAGTTAAGAAAAAAGAAATCGCTATTGTATTTGCAAGTGCCATCGCCCTTTTTGCTATTAATGTCGGCCTTGCTGAAACAGAGCGTCCTCAACTCTTAACTCGGACGTTTGATCGTGAAATGCTTATTAAATATATCGGTACTTATAACTATCATGTTTATGATGCTGTTCTACAATCGAAAGCGAAGGCACAACGAGCCTTTGCCGACGGTAGTGAAATTGTCGATATTGAAAACTATGTGAAAGCCAACCATGTTGAACCAAACCCTGAAATGTTCGGTAAAGCAGAAGGAAAAAACATTATTCTCGTCTCTCTAGAGTCTACGCAGAGTTTCGTGATAAACGAAGAGGTTGATGGAAAAGAAATTACTCCATTCCTTAATGATCTTATTGATGAAAGTTATTATTTCCCTAATTTCTATCATCAAACAGCACAGGGGAAAACTTCTGACTCTGAGTTTATTCTTGAAAATTCTCTTTATGGACTACCGAGCGGTGCGGTGTTCTTTACGCACTCAGGAAATGAATACAATGCGTCTCCAGAAATTTTAAGTGAAAATGGCTACTATAATGCCGTTTTCCATGCAAATAATAAAAGTTTTTGGAATCGTGACGTCATGTATGATGCCCTTAAATACGATAAGTTCTATGACATTAATGACTTTACAGTCACACCTGATAATTCAATCGGATGGGGATTGAAAGATGAATATTTCTTTGATCAATCCATTAAATATTTAGAAACAATGCCAGAACCTTACTATGCTAAATATATTACCCTTACGAATCATTTCCCTTTCACTCTTGAATCAGAAGATGAATATATTCCAGAGTGGACTTCAGACGATGGTACTGTCAACAGATTTTTTACAACGGTTCGCTATCAGGATGAAGCTGTTAAAAAATTCTTTGAGCGCATGAAAGAAGAAGGACTATATGAAGATTCAATCTTTGTTATGTATGGGGATCACTATGGTATCTCTGAGAACCATAATAAAGCAATGGGCGAGTTTCTAGGAAAAGAAATTACACCATTTGAATCGACAGAACTACAAAAGGTTCCACTCATTATCCATATCCCTGGCCAGGAAGGAGAAGTAATGGATCAAGTAGGTGGACAAATTGATTTGAAGCCTACAATCATGCACCTTCTCGGAATTGAAACAAAAGATATGATTAAGTTTGGTAATGACCTGTTTGCAGAAGAACAGGATAATTTCACCATACTTCGTGATGGAAGTTTCATTACAGAAAATAACCTTTATACGAAAAATGTTTGTTATGATAAGGAAACAGGAGAAGAAACGGATAAAGCTGCCTGTGAACCATACATGGAAAAGGCAAAAACAGATCTCGCTTACTCAGATAAAATTGTATACGGCGATCTGCTTCGTTTCTTAGGAAAGCATGGCGAGCAACAAGAAGATGCCGAGGTAAAATAA
- a CDS encoding ROK family glucokinase: MKEEKWFIGVDLGGTTIKLAFLDFYGEIKKKWEIPTDKSEAGRHITMHIARAIDDKMEEMEISKEKFAGIGMGAPGFIEMETGFIYHAVNIGWRNFPLKDKLEVETGLPVIIDNDANIAALGEMWRGAGDGARDLLCVTLGTGVGGGIITNGTIIHGTNGMAGEIGHITSVPEAGASCNCGKTGCLETVASATGIVRIAMEDLTSNQESVLYHTYKEQNQLTSRDIFEAAEANDSYAEKVVEKVTFYLGLAIANLANALNPSKIVIGGGVSKAGEALLKPLKHQFEKYALPRVKEGSDFAIATLGNDAGVIGGAWLVKTKLVK; the protein is encoded by the coding sequence ATGAAAGAAGAAAAATGGTTCATAGGTGTTGATCTTGGGGGCACAACAATCAAACTTGCGTTCCTTGATTTTTACGGAGAAATTAAAAAGAAATGGGAAATTCCGACGGATAAATCAGAAGCGGGTCGACATATTACGATGCATATTGCAAGAGCAATCGACGATAAAATGGAAGAAATGGAAATAAGCAAAGAGAAATTTGCTGGAATTGGCATGGGAGCTCCAGGGTTCATTGAGATGGAGACAGGCTTTATCTACCATGCTGTTAATATCGGATGGCGAAACTTTCCTTTAAAAGATAAGCTTGAAGTTGAAACAGGATTACCGGTTATTATTGATAATGATGCTAATATTGCTGCACTCGGAGAAATGTGGCGAGGTGCAGGTGATGGAGCACGTGATTTACTTTGCGTAACGCTTGGTACTGGAGTAGGCGGTGGCATCATTACTAATGGTACGATTATTCATGGAACGAATGGAATGGCGGGAGAGATTGGACATATTACCTCTGTCCCTGAAGCAGGTGCTTCATGTAACTGCGGTAAAACAGGTTGTCTTGAAACCGTTGCTTCTGCAACTGGCATTGTTCGGATTGCGATGGAAGACCTTACATCTAATCAAGAAAGCGTTCTTTATCATACATATAAGGAGCAGAATCAACTTACTTCTCGTGACATTTTTGAAGCAGCAGAAGCGAATGATTCTTACGCTGAAAAAGTAGTTGAAAAAGTTACGTTCTATCTTGGTTTGGCCATTGCTAATTTAGCAAACGCCTTAAATCCATCTAAGATTGTCATTGGAGGTGGCGTTTCTAAAGCGGGAGAAGCTTTGTTGAAACCACTAAAGCACCAATTTGAAAAATATGCTTTACCGAGGGTGAAAGAAGGCTCAGATTTCGCAATTGCTACACTTGGCAATGATGCTGGAGTTATAGGTGGGGCCTGGCTTGTTAAAACCAAATTAGTTAAATAG
- the thiE gene encoding thiamine phosphate synthase produces MKQFQLYVITGEEFHPGRELVDVMEEAIRGGADIIQLRDKTNSKKIVLEKALKLKALTKKYSIPFIVNDHIDVALAVDADGIHLGQDDLPLETARKIIGPDKIIGISTHRIEEARAAEKGGADYIGAGPIFPTNSKSDVVDPVTTDYIKEVISEISIPFVAIGGIKLHNVSDVLRAGAKRICVISEVVGSEDVKGTCELFQQAIKSEVIEK; encoded by the coding sequence ATGAAGCAGTTTCAATTATATGTGATTACAGGAGAAGAATTTCATCCAGGTCGAGAATTAGTCGACGTAATGGAGGAAGCCATACGAGGTGGAGCGGATATTATTCAGCTACGTGATAAAACAAATTCAAAAAAAATAGTGCTTGAAAAAGCACTAAAGTTAAAAGCGTTAACAAAAAAGTACAGTATACCGTTTATTGTTAATGATCATATTGATGTCGCGCTAGCTGTTGATGCAGACGGTATCCATTTAGGGCAAGATGATTTGCCTTTAGAGACGGCAAGAAAAATCATTGGACCAGATAAAATAATCGGAATCTCTACTCATCGTATCGAAGAAGCGCGTGCTGCAGAAAAGGGGGGAGCTGATTACATCGGTGCGGGTCCGATTTTTCCGACTAACAGTAAAAGCGACGTGGTAGACCCTGTTACTACTGATTATATCAAGGAAGTGATTTCTGAAATTTCTATTCCATTTGTAGCCATTGGGGGAATAAAACTACACAATGTTTCTGACGTCTTACGTGCGGGTGCAAAACGTATTTGTGTGATTAGCGAAGTAGTAGGAAGTGAGGATGTGAAAGGAACATGTGAATTATTTCAGCAAGCGATTAAGAGCGAGGTGATCGAGAAGTGA
- a CDS encoding M14 family zinc carboxypeptidase — MKIRVKSGDSLWKYSRVFQIPLRLILDSNNLEDPDQLMIGEQIQIPGYVTKSYTIKQGDTLWKIAGWYGAPLDGVLLLNDQNPFSLKPGEKVNIPIRVTWSLINPNQNYDYETLVKDIRKILGVYPFIKRGLIGETVMGKPIPELVVGTGAKKVHMNGSFHANEWLTTTLIMKFIDDYARELTSSQQLSGVYLPPLYESTSLSLVPMVNPDGVDLVINGLPEEEPYRSLANDINNGSDQFSRWKANIRGVDLNNQYPAKWEVEAERKPTKPSPRNYPGKAPLTEPEAIAIADLTTRKKFDRALAFHSQGEVIFWGFEGLEPPESEILVTEFSRLSGYLPIRYVDSFAGYKDWFIQDFRRPGFTVEIGKGENPLPVSQFNDIYQNTIGIFLSSLYM; from the coding sequence ATGAAAATTAGAGTGAAAAGTGGGGACAGCCTTTGGAAATATAGTCGTGTCTTTCAAATACCGCTCCGTCTCATTTTAGATAGCAACAATCTTGAAGATCCTGATCAGTTGATGATTGGAGAACAAATACAGATCCCTGGTTATGTAACAAAAAGTTATACCATCAAACAAGGAGATACATTATGGAAAATAGCGGGTTGGTATGGTGCGCCTTTAGACGGTGTTTTATTGCTAAATGATCAAAATCCCTTTTCGCTAAAGCCGGGTGAGAAAGTGAACATCCCGATTCGTGTCACATGGTCTCTTATAAACCCCAATCAAAATTATGATTATGAGACCCTTGTTAAGGATATCCGCAAAATACTTGGAGTCTACCCATTTATTAAAAGAGGACTAATTGGTGAGACTGTAATGGGAAAACCCATTCCTGAATTAGTGGTAGGAACTGGGGCGAAAAAAGTTCACATGAATGGCTCGTTTCATGCAAATGAGTGGTTAACGACAACTTTAATCATGAAATTTATCGATGATTATGCACGTGAATTAACAAGTAGTCAGCAGCTTAGCGGTGTCTATCTCCCACCGCTCTATGAATCCACTTCTTTGTCACTCGTTCCAATGGTCAATCCAGATGGTGTTGATCTTGTGATTAATGGTTTACCTGAAGAGGAACCGTATCGTTCTCTTGCAAATGATATTAACAATGGGAGTGATCAATTTAGTCGTTGGAAGGCGAACATTCGAGGTGTCGATTTAAATAATCAATACCCGGCTAAATGGGAAGTAGAAGCTGAGCGTAAACCAACAAAGCCATCTCCAAGAAATTACCCGGGAAAAGCACCGCTTACTGAACCAGAAGCAATTGCAATTGCTGATTTAACTACAAGAAAGAAATTTGACAGAGCGCTAGCATTCCATTCGCAGGGGGAAGTAATCTTTTGGGGATTTGAAGGGCTTGAACCCCCTGAGTCGGAAATTCTTGTAACTGAATTTTCTCGGTTAAGTGGCTACCTACCCATTCGGTATGTTGATAGTTTTGCAGGTTACAAGGATTGGTTTATACAGGATTTTAGAAGACCTGGTTTCACTGTTGAAATCGGGAAAGGAGAGAATCCTTTACCAGTTAGCCAATTTAACGATATTTATCAAAATACAATAGGTATCTTTCTGTCTTCACTATATATGTAG
- the nfsA gene encoding oxygen-insensitive NADPH nitroreductase yields MNETIETMFAHRSIRAFKDTPLTEDQINILVKAAQSASTSSYIQAYSIIGVKDREKKKQLAELAGGQSYVEENGHFFVFCADFNRHHATAEMHGTDVTETVQSTEKFMVGLIDASLAAQNASVAAESMGLGICYIGGIRNDLEKVNDLLKLPQYVIPLFGLCVGYPDQEPDIKPRLPLENIYHVDEYEQNEKVFKDELTKYDEVISSYYTYRTAGQRTGGWTAMMAHKLTSPVRAYMKKFLEKKGFPLK; encoded by the coding sequence ATGAATGAAACCATTGAAACGATGTTCGCTCATCGATCTATTCGAGCGTTTAAAGATACGCCACTAACAGAAGATCAAATTAATATTCTTGTCAAAGCGGCCCAGTCTGCTTCAACGTCAAGTTACATTCAGGCATACTCTATTATCGGTGTGAAAGATAGAGAGAAGAAAAAACAATTAGCAGAGCTGGCAGGGGGACAGAGTTACGTCGAAGAGAATGGCCATTTCTTCGTATTCTGTGCCGATTTTAACCGTCATCATGCTACGGCAGAAATGCACGGAACCGATGTTACAGAAACGGTTCAATCTACCGAAAAATTCATGGTAGGATTAATCGATGCATCTCTTGCAGCGCAAAATGCGAGCGTGGCTGCTGAATCAATGGGTCTTGGAATTTGTTATATTGGTGGTATTCGAAATGATCTAGAAAAAGTAAATGATTTATTGAAACTACCTCAATACGTGATTCCATTGTTCGGTCTTTGCGTAGGATATCCTGATCAGGAACCTGATATTAAACCGCGTTTGCCTCTAGAAAACATTTATCACGTAGATGAATATGAACAAAATGAGAAAGTTTTTAAAGATGAATTAACGAAATATGATGAAGTGATTTCATCTTATTATACGTATCGGACGGCTGGACAGCGCACAGGTGGTTGGACAGCGATGATGGCTCATAAATTAACGAGTCCTGTTCGAGCGTACATGAAGAAATTTCTGGAAAAGAAAGGATTTCCTTTAAAATAA
- the thiO gene encoding glycine oxidase ThiO → MARITIIGGGVIGLSIAFECQRRGHNITVVEAQQCGGQASGAAAGMLAPYSEIEEDPDDFFRLCQRSLQIFPKWQEEVKRYSDIDFEYNESGSLYCIYHEADRLSLETKQAWQRKFNVESTILSAEEVRVKEPELSRDVVAALWCPEESHIYAPGYVAALLQACRNLGVHIIEYAGDATLDGYAVVTKQERIESDQVVLAAGAWSMYWGKELGITLPVYPIRGQICAYDAPLLNHIVFTSQGYLVAKANGSVVAGASEDIANFDTNVTEHGIGRLEKWSKKVMPVLEKMDPFHKWAGLRPATQDGFPLIGKLIEKPGVILATGHYRNGILLSPITAKIVADEIDQVPQQIAIGQFRPDRFQSI, encoded by the coding sequence ATGGCCAGAATCACGATTATTGGTGGCGGAGTGATCGGTTTATCCATTGCATTTGAATGTCAAAGAAGAGGACATAACATCACTGTGGTCGAAGCGCAACAATGTGGTGGACAGGCTTCTGGTGCAGCAGCAGGAATGCTTGCTCCATATTCTGAAATTGAAGAAGACCCTGACGATTTTTTCCGACTATGCCAAAGGAGTTTGCAGATTTTTCCTAAATGGCAAGAAGAGGTTAAACGTTATTCGGATATTGATTTTGAGTACAATGAAAGTGGTAGTCTTTATTGTATTTATCATGAAGCCGACCGCCTTTCTCTTGAAACAAAACAGGCATGGCAACGGAAGTTTAACGTTGAATCGACGATCTTAAGTGCTGAAGAAGTAAGGGTTAAAGAACCAGAGCTCTCTAGAGATGTTGTTGCCGCTTTATGGTGTCCCGAAGAGTCTCATATTTATGCCCCTGGCTATGTGGCGGCTCTTTTACAAGCCTGCCGTAATCTAGGTGTTCATATCATCGAATATGCGGGAGATGCGACGCTTGATGGTTATGCTGTTGTAACAAAGCAGGAGCGAATTGAAAGTGATCAGGTTGTTCTGGCCGCAGGGGCCTGGTCGATGTATTGGGGAAAAGAGCTTGGCATTACATTGCCTGTATATCCGATCCGCGGACAAATTTGTGCATATGACGCCCCGCTATTAAATCACATTGTCTTTACAAGCCAGGGGTATTTGGTAGCTAAAGCTAATGGTTCTGTCGTGGCTGGTGCCTCGGAGGATATCGCTAATTTTGATACGAACGTAACAGAACATGGGATTGGTCGTCTCGAAAAGTGGAGCAAAAAGGTGATGCCTGTGCTCGAGAAGATGGATCCATTTCATAAATGGGCCGGATTAAGACCGGCTACACAGGATGGTTTTCCACTTATCGGGAAGTTAATTGAGAAACCAGGGGTTATTTTGGCAACCGGACATTATCGAAACGGAATTTTACTGAGCCCGATTACGGCAAAAATTGTAGCGGATGAAATTGATCAGGTTCCTCAACAAATTGCAATTGGTCAATTTCGTCCTGATCGTTTTCAGTCTATCTAA
- a CDS encoding thiazole synthase → MTNKLTIAGKQLSSRLFLGTGRYPNPYVQNKAIEVSEAEVLTFAIRRVNLSSPNEDAILQHIEKPFQYLPNTSGATSAEEAIRIARLAKSSGLSDWIKIEVSQDEKMLIPDPIETLKATEILAKEGFIVLPYTSDDPALCYRLQEAGASAVMPGGSPIGTGLGILNPYNIERITEKLTVPVIVDAGLGSAADVTQAMELGADGVLLNTAIAKARNPVMMAEAVKHAIHAGRLSYSAGRIPKKKYATASSPIQR, encoded by the coding sequence ATGACTAACAAATTAACAATAGCGGGGAAACAATTATCATCGAGGCTGTTTCTAGGTACAGGAAGATACCCAAATCCATATGTTCAAAATAAGGCCATTGAGGTTTCCGAAGCGGAGGTTCTGACGTTCGCGATTCGAAGAGTGAATCTTTCATCACCAAACGAAGATGCAATCCTACAACACATCGAAAAACCATTTCAATATTTACCGAATACTTCAGGTGCAACATCAGCAGAAGAAGCGATTCGAATCGCTCGTTTAGCAAAATCATCCGGACTAAGTGATTGGATTAAGATCGAAGTGAGCCAAGATGAAAAAATGCTCATTCCTGATCCAATCGAAACACTAAAAGCAACAGAAATCTTAGCGAAGGAAGGGTTTATTGTTTTGCCGTACACCTCAGATGATCCTGCACTCTGTTATCGATTACAAGAAGCTGGTGCTTCGGCGGTGATGCCAGGTGGGTCTCCCATTGGAACAGGTCTAGGTATTTTAAATCCTTATAATATTGAACGAATTACTGAGAAGCTTACAGTGCCAGTGATCGTAGATGCTGGCCTTGGAAGTGCTGCTGATGTTACACAAGCAATGGAACTCGGCGCAGATGGCGTGCTGTTAAATACAGCGATAGCCAAAGCGAGAAACCCAGTTATGATGGCGGAGGCTGTAAAACATGCGATCCATGCTGGAAGGTTGTCTTATAGCGCAGGTAGAATTCCTAAAAAGAAGTATGCGACGGCCAGTAGTCCAATACAAAGGTAA
- a CDS encoding IS3 family transposase (programmed frameshift) has product MAKKGQRFETYTDEFKQNAVMKYINGSQSYNALAEELGIKNSTQLKVWVRKWKNGEPFDIRSRSEENPMHGRPRTNFKTIEEERDYLKAQVDYLKKQLSKSRKGGKITQKIKYETVEDLRNKAPVTWLLEIASLQPSSYYKWRSSKVKREERANQDHDIQMHMMGIHFLHPETGYPTMTRLLKESGYHINHKKVYRLMSEMGIQSVIRKKRKRHGYTPSVINPNRLKRNFKANGTNQKMVTDITYVSDGKRFYYLSVIQDLFNNEIVSWKLSKRNDLALVLDTVAQWTKKKDVTKAVLHSDQGFQYTSKAYNTRIEEYGVKGSHSRKGNCLDNACIESFFSHLKTEKLYINQCKTENEIRQAIEDYIYHYNYRRFQKKLKQRAPIEYRHALAA; this is encoded by the exons ATGGCTAAAAAAGGGCAGAGGTTTGAGACGTATACAGACGAGTTTAAACAGAACGCCGTGATGAAATACATTAATGGTTCTCAAAGTTACAATGCTTTAGCGGAAGAATTAGGAATAAAAAATAGTACACAGCTGAAAGTCTGGGTGAGGAAGTGGAAAAACGGTGAGCCGTTTGATATTCGAAGTCGCAGTGAGGAAAATCCTATGCATGGTAGGCCACGCACAAACTTTAAAACAATTGAAGAAGAGAGAGATTACCTGAAAGCGCAGGTGGATTACTTAAAAAAGCAGT TATCAAAATCTCGAAAAGGAGGGAAAATCACGCAAAAAATAAAGTATGAAACCGTGGAAGATTTAAGGAATAAAGCTCCTGTTACCTGGTTGTTAGAGATTGCTTCCCTCCAACCATCAAGCTATTACAAATGGAGATCTAGTAAAGTAAAGCGCGAAGAAAGGGCCAATCAAGATCATGACATCCAAATGCATATGATGGGGATTCATTTTCTTCATCCGGAAACAGGTTACCCTACTATGACGCGTTTATTGAAAGAAAGTGGTTACCACATCAACCACAAAAAGGTGTATCGGTTGATGAGCGAGATGGGCATTCAATCGGTGATTCGTAAAAAGAGGAAAAGGCATGGATACACTCCGTCTGTGATCAATCCAAATAGGCTAAAACGAAACTTTAAAGCAAATGGAACGAATCAGAAAATGGTGACGGACATTACTTATGTATCAGATGGTAAACGATTTTATTACTTATCCGTGATTCAAGATTTATTCAACAATGAGATCGTAAGCTGGAAGCTTTCTAAACGCAACGATTTAGCGCTTGTACTAGATACAGTTGCCCAATGGACAAAGAAAAAAGACGTAACGAAAGCCGTTCTCCATTCGGATCAAGGCTTTCAGTATACGTCTAAGGCATACAACACACGAATAGAAGAATACGGCGTTAAGGGCAGCCACTCTCGCAAAGGAAACTGCCTGGATAATGCCTGCATTGAGTCCTTCTTTTCGCATCTCAAAACAGAGAAGTTGTACATCAATCAGTGTAAAACAGAAAACGAGATCAGACAAGCAATCGAGGATTACATCTACCACTATAACTACAGACGTTTCCAGAAGAAATTAAAGCAACGCGCGCCGATTGAATATCGACACGCGTTGGCAGCGTAG
- the thiS gene encoding sulfur carrier protein ThiS yields the protein MRLQINGDKHDLDVVTLKDVVNHFGLQEGLVVTEVDGTIIDRSNWNDINVQDGMEIELVHFVGGG from the coding sequence GTGAGATTACAAATAAATGGCGATAAGCACGATCTGGACGTGGTTACTTTGAAGGATGTTGTGAACCATTTTGGTTTGCAAGAAGGTCTGGTTGTAACAGAGGTAGACGGAACAATTATTGATCGATCGAACTGGAATGATATCAATGTACAAGATGGCATGGAAATTGAACTTGTTCACTTTGTAGGTGGGGGCTGA